A single Mucilaginibacter inviolabilis DNA region contains:
- a CDS encoding PadR family transcriptional regulator → MIVENTQTQMRKGILEYCILSIIAKGEIYASDIIAELKKAQLLVVEGTLYPLLTRLKNNGLLTYNWVESVSGPPRKYYVLSDEGKIVLEQLDKTWQELVYAVQTAIGERK, encoded by the coding sequence ATGATTGTAGAAAACACACAAACCCAAATGAGGAAAGGCATACTGGAGTACTGCATTCTTTCCATCATAGCTAAGGGCGAAATATATGCATCAGACATCATTGCTGAATTAAAAAAAGCCCAACTACTTGTAGTTGAGGGCACTCTGTACCCTCTGCTAACCCGTTTAAAAAATAATGGCCTGCTCACTTACAACTGGGTGGAGTCTGTTTCGGGCCCGCCGCGAAAGTATTATGTGCTATCGGACGAAGGAAAAATTGTACTGGAACAGCTGGATAAAACCTGGCAGGAGTTGGTTTATGCCGTGCAAACCGCCATTGGCGAGAGAAAATAA
- a CDS encoding PspC domain-containing protein, with translation MNKTIIININGIVFHIEEDAYEVLKAYMTDVKRHFSSSADSLEITTDIENRIAEMFNEILANQNKQVIVEADVKVVVEQMGSVEDFESADDDTKPAGSNPFSYNTERRRLFRDPDDHLVSGVAAGIANYFDIPAVWVRLAFALSLIFAGSGLILYAILWIVVPKATTRADRMAMKGEKQDLKGFKRNFEDEMSMVKENLSNFRQEARPFVYKVRDFLGDFFTHLGTFLRGTGSLLGKLIGLAILLTSFGLAIALIIVFVGFIAFGKTDIYHIFPFNIVNEDTNTVFLFGGFLLLAIPLLTLILVTIGFLFKNATFNRSIGTTLLCVWLASLGAVVYYGARASADFKEGAKLSKTINIKATPNNTYYLQLNDAKYLSNEDSTRLRIKERFNGMVILDDDYNGDDFDHQDRVHIDIEKSDIPQPVLVESFTARGRTDEDALINAHNISYRFIQKDSVLKFDRHLERLGRAMWRGQEVHLTLKVPLNAKLVIDGKLDRNLDLNLYNCGRDNTPKNPAGSVYVMATDGLQCKIDTAAKAAAAKADSIKNHLVPDTAKTQDQ, from the coding sequence ATGAATAAAACTATCATCATAAATATAAATGGCATCGTATTTCATATAGAAGAGGATGCTTACGAGGTACTTAAAGCTTATATGACCGACGTAAAACGTCATTTTTCGTCGTCGGCCGACAGTTTGGAGATAACTACCGACATTGAAAACCGTATTGCCGAAATGTTTAACGAAATATTGGCCAACCAAAACAAACAGGTTATTGTAGAAGCTGATGTTAAAGTGGTTGTTGAGCAAATGGGCTCGGTTGAAGATTTTGAATCGGCGGATGATGACACTAAACCAGCCGGCAGTAATCCATTTAGTTACAATACAGAACGACGCAGACTTTTCCGCGACCCGGACGATCACCTGGTGAGCGGGGTTGCCGCAGGTATTGCCAATTATTTTGACATCCCGGCCGTATGGGTAAGGCTGGCTTTCGCCCTATCATTAATTTTTGCAGGCAGCGGACTTATATTATATGCTATACTATGGATTGTAGTACCAAAGGCCACCACCCGGGCCGACCGGATGGCCATGAAAGGCGAAAAACAAGATCTGAAAGGTTTTAAAAGGAACTTTGAAGATGAGATGAGCATGGTAAAAGAAAACCTTTCCAATTTCCGCCAGGAGGCCCGCCCGTTTGTTTATAAAGTGCGTGATTTTCTGGGCGATTTTTTTACTCACCTGGGTACATTTTTAAGAGGTACCGGAAGTTTGTTGGGTAAACTCATCGGGCTTGCCATTTTATTAACCTCCTTTGGGTTGGCCATTGCGCTTATTATAGTGTTTGTGGGTTTTATTGCTTTTGGCAAAACAGATATTTACCATATATTCCCTTTTAACATTGTTAACGAGGATACCAATACGGTATTCCTTTTTGGTGGTTTCCTGCTTTTGGCTATACCTTTATTAACCCTTATATTGGTTACCATTGGCTTTTTATTCAAAAACGCCACTTTTAACCGCTCCATTGGCACTACCTTATTATGTGTATGGTTGGCCTCGCTGGGAGCAGTTGTGTATTATGGAGCAAGGGCTTCTGCCGATTTTAAGGAGGGTGCTAAACTGAGCAAAACCATCAACATCAAGGCAACCCCTAACAACACCTATTATTTACAGCTTAACGATGCCAAATATTTAAGTAATGAGGATAGCACCCGCCTGCGTATTAAAGAACGGTTTAATGGTATGGTTATCCTTGATGATGATTATAATGGCGATGATTTTGATCACCAGGATCGTGTGCACATCGATATAGAAAAAAGTGATATACCCCAACCGGTTCTTGTTGAATCATTTACCGCCAGGGGCCGTACTGATGAAGACGCACTGATCAACGCCCACAATATCAGTTATCGCTTTATACAAAAAGACTCGGTATTAAAATTTGACCGCCATCTGGAAAGACTTGGACGTGCGATGTGGCGCGGACAGGAGGTGCACCTGACCTTGAAAGTTCCGTTGAATGCCAAATTGGTTATTGATGGCAAGCTTGACCGCAACCTTGATCTTAACTTATATAACTGCGGTAGGGATAATACACCAAAAAATCCGGCTGGTTCTGTATACGTTATGGCTACTGATGGGCTACAATGCAAAATTGACACCGCAGCAAAAGCTGCCGCTGCAAAAGCAGATAGTATAAAAAACCATTTAGTGCCTGATACTGCAAAAACTCAGGACCAGTAA
- a CDS encoding alpha/beta hydrolase-fold protein translates to MKRNILIVAFWCLSLWVKGQSHTTTILPVHIDTLYSDILKEKRPVWVYTPSFDTSYFSKPAYPVLYVFDGDGYFASLVTLIQQLSAVNGNTVLPQMIIVGIPNTRGHRTRDLTPSNSSADKTSGGGEQFTRFLQTELIPYIDKNYATAPYRTLMGHSFGGLMVINTLINHTHLFNAYIAIEPSMFYNNDDLLKQAEIALRQKDLKGSKLFLGIANTMNPGMDTTQVRSDTSQITHHIRSILMLTDNLKKNSSNNLKWTYKYYPDDDHASVPLIAGYDGLRFVFAKNRFPRNQPMNQFFDKAYSANDLKKLIIAHYQMMSEEMGYAVRPSESLMNMFGYSLLQQKDNEKAFMFFDMNISYYPKSFNVYDSMGDYYLANNNNTKAAEYFKKALAIKYRTEIKDKLDKLEKK, encoded by the coding sequence ATGAAAAGAAATATCCTCATTGTGGCTTTTTGGTGCCTTTCACTTTGGGTAAAAGGTCAATCACATACTACAACTATACTTCCGGTTCATATTGACACTTTGTATTCTGATATTTTAAAAGAAAAAAGACCGGTTTGGGTTTACACCCCATCGTTTGATACCAGTTACTTTTCTAAACCGGCATATCCTGTTCTTTACGTATTTGATGGAGATGGTTATTTTGCTTCGCTGGTAACATTGATACAACAGCTGAGCGCGGTTAACGGCAACACGGTATTGCCCCAGATGATCATTGTGGGTATTCCCAATACCCGTGGTCACCGAACCCGCGACCTTACACCAAGCAACAGCTCGGCTGATAAAACCTCGGGAGGCGGCGAGCAGTTTACCCGCTTTTTACAAACAGAGCTGATACCTTACATTGATAAAAATTATGCTACGGCTCCTTACAGAACCCTGATGGGACATTCTTTCGGGGGATTAATGGTTATCAATACCCTGATAAACCATACCCATTTGTTTAATGCCTATATAGCCATTGAACCAAGTATGTTTTACAATAACGATGATCTTTTAAAACAAGCCGAAATAGCCTTAAGGCAAAAAGATCTTAAAGGCAGTAAATTGTTCCTCGGGATTGCCAATACCATGAACCCAGGGATGGATACCACTCAGGTAAGAAGTGACACCTCCCAGATTACTCACCACATCCGTTCCATCCTGATGCTGACCGATAATTTAAAAAAGAACTCATCCAACAACTTAAAATGGACATACAAATATTATCCCGACGATGACCACGCCTCGGTGCCATTGATTGCCGGATATGATGGCTTGCGGTTTGTGTTTGCTAAAAACAGGTTTCCGCGTAACCAGCCTATGAATCAGTTTTTTGATAAAGCTTACTCCGCAAATGATTTAAAGAAATTGATCATAGCCCACTATCAAATGATGTCGGAAGAAATGGGTTACGCGGTGCGCCCATCCGAATCACTGATGAACATGTTTGGTTATTCCCTCCTGCAACAAAAGGATAATGAAAAAGCATTTATGTTTTTTGATATGAACATCAGTTACTATCCTAAAAGCTTTAATGTGTATGACAGTATGGGCGATTATTACCTAGCCAATAACAACAATACAAAAGCTGCAGAGTACTTTAAAAAAGCACTGGCTATTAAATACAGGACCGAGATAAAAGACAAGTTGGATAAACTGGAGAAAAAATAA
- a CDS encoding outer membrane beta-barrel family protein, producing MKTLTNNIFCTLLLVAISWSTSFAQGGKSGGAKVSGSLLNEQGKPMDYATVSLIRATDSTVVKGALSNDNGVYTFDNIRSGKYLVKASVVGYQKAMTTPFTVPESAATVTAPALSMRVGSTELKGVTITASKPLIERKIDRTVMNVENSVLAAGNTALEILEKAPGVTVDKDDNISLKGKQGVTVMINDKLTYLSAAQLATLLRSTDGNTIKSIEIITNPSAKYDAAGNSGIINIKLKKNSQSGTNGSITVGVARGAFWRDNTSLNLNHKEGNLNVFGTFSRGDNKNTRDIAIDRITRDSTGKPTYFNQLTRMPHVYHYNNYRIGADYDVTSKNTIGFVVSGYSNSELDNNNGSTKIGATPNRVDSSLTTVSTIDQSYKNFAANLNDRFKIDTSGQELSVDLDYSKFKNNSIAQYNTNYFLPDGSTPHAPQLLRNQTPSNITIYTAKVDYTKPLSKTIKLETGAKFSSVKTDNNLQAQIFNGNSYVNDTTRTNRFIYTEKITAGYLNLNKQFKKMSIQIGLRGEYTQSNGNLLGSTPVDRSYFNLFPSAFINRTLNDKNEISFSYSRRIDRPGYDDLNPFVYYLDPYTFSKGNAFLKPQYTNNFEFNYTYNKSINVSLGYSRTTDVITEIILTEGQKSFQTNLNLQTQNSYSLNINAPYTITKWWSGNIDVNSFYLGFKSDSVGTGKLSDGQVTVQVKATQTLTFGSYKFEIRGDYQSPLTYGIYKIKPRYGVDAGVSHSFANKKANIKLALDDIFFIRRNNVSSHTLGNDFDIRQTNDSRVGRLTFTYNFGNNKIKSREHRSGADDEKGRVKGAN from the coding sequence ATGAAAACTCTTACAAACAACATATTTTGCACCCTCCTGCTTGTAGCTATCAGCTGGAGTACCTCTTTTGCCCAGGGTGGTAAATCAGGTGGTGCTAAAGTATCCGGTTCTTTATTGAATGAACAGGGTAAACCGATGGATTACGCTACCGTTAGCCTCATCAGGGCTACCGACTCTACCGTTGTTAAAGGCGCTTTGAGTAATGATAACGGTGTTTATACCTTTGATAACATCCGCTCAGGTAAATACCTGGTTAAGGCCTCTGTTGTAGGTTATCAAAAAGCCATGACCACTCCTTTCACTGTTCCGGAAAGTGCCGCAACCGTTACTGCACCGGCACTAAGCATGCGTGTAGGCAGCACCGAATTGAAAGGTGTAACTATTACCGCCAGCAAACCACTCATCGAGCGCAAGATTGACCGTACGGTAATGAATGTGGAAAACAGCGTACTGGCAGCAGGCAATACCGCATTGGAGATACTGGAGAAAGCACCCGGCGTTACTGTTGATAAGGACGACAATATCAGTCTGAAAGGCAAACAAGGCGTAACCGTGATGATCAATGATAAATTAACTTATTTGAGCGCCGCGCAACTGGCTACCCTGTTACGGTCTACAGATGGCAATACCATCAAATCTATCGAGATCATTACCAACCCATCTGCCAAATATGATGCAGCCGGTAACTCGGGCATTATCAATATCAAACTAAAAAAGAACAGCCAATCGGGCACAAACGGCAGTATTACTGTTGGTGTCGCCCGTGGTGCGTTTTGGAGAGATAACACCAGCCTGAACTTAAATCACAAAGAAGGCAATCTGAACGTATTTGGTACTTTTAGCCGTGGCGACAACAAAAATACCCGCGACATAGCTATCGACCGTATTACCCGTGACAGCACAGGCAAACCTACTTATTTTAACCAGCTTACCCGCATGCCGCATGTTTATCATTATAATAACTACCGCATAGGTGCTGATTATGATGTGACCTCTAAAAACACTATTGGTTTTGTAGTAAGCGGATACTCCAACTCCGAACTGGATAATAACAACGGCAGTACTAAAATTGGCGCTACACCTAACCGGGTTGACTCATCCTTAACCACCGTATCAACCATCGATCAATCTTACAAAAACTTTGCTGCCAACCTGAACGACCGGTTTAAAATAGATACCAGCGGCCAGGAATTAAGCGTCGATCTGGATTACTCTAAATTTAAAAACAACTCTATAGCTCAATATAATACTAATTATTTCCTGCCGGATGGCAGCACACCACACGCGCCTCAATTGCTGCGTAACCAAACACCATCAAACATCACCATATATACTGCCAAGGTTGACTATACCAAACCACTATCTAAAACCATAAAACTGGAAACAGGCGCAAAATTCAGCAGTGTTAAAACAGATAATAACCTGCAGGCGCAAATATTTAACGGCAACAGTTATGTAAACGATACTACCCGTACCAACCGCTTTATTTATACCGAGAAAATAACTGCTGGCTATCTTAACCTGAATAAACAGTTCAAAAAAATGTCTATACAAATTGGTTTGCGCGGTGAGTATACCCAATCAAATGGTAATCTTTTGGGCAGCACACCGGTTGATCGCAGCTACTTTAATCTTTTTCCAAGTGCCTTTATCAACCGCACGCTGAATGACAAAAACGAGATCAGCTTTTCCTACAGCCGCCGTATCGACCGTCCGGGTTATGATGATCTGAACCCCTTTGTATATTATCTTGACCCCTACACCTTTTCAAAAGGCAATGCCTTCCTGAAACCACAATACACCAATAACTTTGAGTTTAACTATACCTATAATAAAAGCATCAACGTAAGTTTAGGCTACAGCCGCACTACCGATGTGATCACTGAGATTATATTAACCGAAGGTCAAAAATCATTTCAAACCAATCTGAACCTGCAAACTCAAAACTCATACAGCCTTAACATCAACGCACCATATACCATTACCAAATGGTGGAGCGGTAATATCGATGTGAACAGCTTTTACCTGGGCTTTAAATCAGACTCTGTGGGAACCGGCAAGCTAAGCGATGGCCAGGTAACCGTACAGGTTAAAGCCACCCAAACATTAACATTTGGCAGCTACAAGTTTGAGATCAGGGGCGATTACCAATCACCACTTACCTATGGTATCTACAAAATAAAACCACGTTATGGGGTTGATGCAGGTGTAAGCCATTCCTTTGCCAACAAAAAAGCTAATATTAAACTGGCGCTTGATGATATATTCTTCATCCGTCGCAATAACGTAAGCAGCCACACCCTGGGTAACGATTTTGATATCCGTCAAACTAATGATTCACGTGTTGGCCGCCTAACCTTTACCTATAACTTTGGTAACAACAAAATCAAAAGCCGCGAACACAGAAGCGGTGCCGATGATGAAAAAGGAAGAGTTAAGGGAGCGAATTAG
- a CDS encoding M14 metallopeptidase family protein, whose amino-acid sequence MIKKLLLILIAVASASAAFAQKIQSPDEFLGYKLGDQFTPHYRIVEYFKYIAQASKNVKLQQFGSTNEGRPLLAMFIASDENIGRLEEIRHNNLRLAGMESGSAITNAPIITWLSYNVHGNEPASSEAAMWTLFDMVDPANTATKAWLKNSVVVIDPCLNPDGRDRYVHFYNSVRGAVPDASPTAREHVEPWPGGRINHYYFDLNRDWAWQAQKETQARVGLFNQWLPEVHVDYHEQGYNAPYYFAPAAEPYHKDITKWQRDFQVTIGKNNAKYFDQNGWMYFTKQEFDLLYPSYGDTYPLYNGSIGMTYEQGGISAGLAVLTRSGDTLTFAQRIAHHHATGLSTVEIASANALRLLNEFKKFYDNNRTNPPGEYKTYVIKNDNNNNINTLAKMLGRNGIQYGFGLGNKTVIGYDYFTGKTEQYKVGPNDMVINAHQPKAILLHVLLEPKTFIADSNTYDITAWALPYAYGLKTYGVKESLKPTSTTSGIVEPQPLANTHAYAYMANWQSVNDVRFLAALLKKHIKVRYSEKPFEAAGKKFMAGSLLITRASNDRADFDQVVTQTAAALNEGLTPLASGFVDKGSDLGSDAVRYIHQPRVMLISGEGVNAEAMGEVWHLFEQQLGYPITLVNYQSLGRTRLADFDVAIFPDGTYDDFPSEKLQGWIRDGGKLIALDNAVAQLVDKKGFALKKKEEKKDEKAEAKEKENIKIYGDRDRDAIRSMIPGAIFKLTLDNTHPLGFGLPNYYYSLKLNDDIYDYLGSEDGWNVGTVKKNSYVSGFVGVQSKQKINNGVLLGVQSLGRGSVIYMVDDPLFRSFWENGKLLFSNAVFMVGQ is encoded by the coding sequence ATGATCAAAAAGCTACTCCTTATTTTAATAGCTGTTGCTTCCGCGTCGGCTGCTTTTGCACAAAAAATACAATCACCCGATGAGTTCCTGGGATATAAGCTGGGCGACCAGTTTACGCCGCATTACCGCATTGTGGAGTACTTTAAATACATTGCCCAGGCATCAAAAAATGTAAAGCTACAGCAGTTTGGCAGCACCAATGAGGGGCGTCCGCTGCTGGCCATGTTTATCGCCTCGGACGAGAATATCGGTCGCCTGGAAGAGATACGCCATAACAACCTGCGCCTGGCTGGTATGGAGAGTGGTAGCGCAATTACCAATGCCCCCATCATTACCTGGCTAAGCTATAACGTACACGGTAACGAACCGGCGTCAAGCGAAGCCGCCATGTGGACCCTGTTTGATATGGTTGACCCGGCCAACACGGCCACCAAAGCCTGGCTCAAAAATTCGGTGGTGGTTATCGATCCCTGTTTAAATCCCGATGGGCGCGACCGTTATGTACATTTCTATAATTCGGTTCGGGGAGCGGTGCCCGATGCTAGTCCCACAGCCCGTGAGCACGTAGAGCCATGGCCAGGCGGACGCATCAACCACTATTATTTCGACCTTAACCGCGATTGGGCATGGCAGGCACAAAAAGAAACGCAGGCACGTGTAGGTCTGTTTAACCAATGGCTGCCCGAGGTTCATGTAGATTATCATGAGCAGGGGTATAATGCTCCTTACTATTTTGCACCTGCTGCCGAGCCATATCATAAAGACATTACCAAATGGCAGCGCGATTTCCAGGTGACTATTGGTAAAAATAACGCCAAATATTTTGATCAGAATGGCTGGATGTATTTTACCAAGCAGGAGTTTGATCTGCTTTACCCATCTTATGGCGATACCTATCCTTTATATAATGGCTCTATCGGCATGACCTACGAGCAGGGTGGTATCAGCGCTGGTTTGGCTGTACTTACCCGTAGCGGCGACACGCTGACCTTTGCCCAGCGTATTGCGCATCACCATGCTACCGGTTTGAGCACGGTTGAAATAGCATCGGCTAACGCGCTAAGATTGCTGAATGAGTTTAAAAAATTCTATGATAATAACCGCACCAATCCCCCGGGCGAGTATAAAACCTATGTGATTAAAAACGATAATAACAATAATATCAATACCCTGGCCAAAATGCTGGGCCGCAATGGTATCCAATATGGATTTGGGCTGGGCAATAAAACCGTTATCGGGTACGATTATTTTACCGGCAAAACCGAGCAATATAAAGTGGGCCCTAATGATATGGTGATCAACGCGCATCAGCCAAAAGCTATATTGCTGCACGTATTGCTGGAGCCCAAAACCTTTATTGCCGACTCTAATACTTACGATATTACCGCCTGGGCGCTTCCTTATGCTTATGGCTTAAAGACCTATGGCGTAAAAGAGTCGCTAAAACCAACCAGTACAACCTCGGGTATTGTTGAGCCACAACCGCTGGCTAATACCCATGCCTATGCTTATATGGCCAATTGGCAATCGGTTAATGATGTACGGTTTTTAGCGGCATTGCTTAAAAAACATATCAAAGTACGTTACTCCGAAAAACCTTTTGAGGCTGCCGGTAAAAAATTCATGGCCGGCTCATTATTGATCACGAGGGCCAGTAACGATAGGGCCGATTTTGACCAGGTAGTCACCCAAACGGCGGCGGCATTAAATGAAGGGCTAACGCCTCTGGCTTCAGGCTTTGTTGATAAAGGATCTGATCTGGGCTCAGACGCGGTACGGTATATCCACCAGCCGCGGGTTATGCTGATATCTGGCGAGGGTGTAAATGCTGAAGCTATGGGAGAGGTATGGCACTTGTTTGAGCAACAATTAGGTTATCCTATTACGCTGGTGAATTACCAGAGCCTCGGCCGTACCCGGTTGGCCGATTTTGATGTGGCTATCTTCCCGGATGGTACTTATGATGATTTTCCGTCAGAAAAACTACAGGGCTGGATCCGTGATGGCGGTAAATTAATTGCCTTGGATAATGCTGTAGCACAACTGGTTGATAAAAAAGGCTTCGCCCTGAAAAAGAAAGAAGAGAAAAAGGATGAGAAAGCCGAAGCTAAAGAAAAAGAAAACATTAAAATATATGGTGACCGCGACCGGGATGCCATCCGCTCTATGATCCCCGGCGCTATTTTTAAACTGACGCTGGATAATACCCACCCGCTTGGTTTTGGTTTGCCGAACTATTATTACTCCCTAAAACTGAATGATGATATTTATGACTATTTAGGCAGCGAAGACGGCTGGAACGTAGGCACAGTGAAAAAGAATAGCTACGTATCGGGCTTTGTAGGTGTACAATCCAAACAAAAGATTAATAATGGTGTGCTGCTGGGCGTGCAGTCGCTGGGCCGCGGTTCGGTGATCTATATGGTCGATGATCCATTGTTCCGTAGTTTCTGGGAAAACGGCAAGCTGTTATTCAGCAACGCGGTATTTATGGTGGGGCAGTAG
- the recQ gene encoding DNA helicase RecQ, translated as MTPQEALQKYFGYGKFRHQQEAIIQHVLNKQDVMALMPTGGGKSLCYQLPAVLLNGLTIVISPLIALMKDQVDSLNVSGIPAAFLNSAQTPEEQRQLVERLRNNQVKLLYLAPERLFGAENKLVPFLKTLNVVQIAIDEAHCISQWGHDFRPEYLMLAQLKNEFPNVPVIALTATADKLTQKDILEKLNLHRPAVFVSSFNRANITYRVIPKKNSFKQLITFLNERPDESGIIYCLSRKSTEDLAADLKDEGFAAEAYHAGLNNEVKAKNQEAFLRDDVKIIVATIAFGMGINKSNVRYVVHMDLPKNIEGYYQETGRAGRDGLASEALLLYSPGDAGKLQHFARIEGNEEQSRIMLNKLNDMVRYCQLQSCRRQYLMNYFDEAFPPNCGSCDVCLTEFKRFDGTLIAQKALSAVSRLNERFGVNYVIDFLRGSKNEKIREEHKQLKTYGIGADISKVDWQRYIRELITLEYLQVTDDGYPVLKLTGQSSLVLKGLQKVEFIETQTTEEHHTEAAPPHEAELLNLLKSVRRDIAQLENVPPYIIVSDATLLEMATYLPLSLDELRLISGFGDIKLARYGRELLQPVKDYCKAKGLESKIAYKSPKRERKTKAERPARAPRSGTDTRTETFNLYRQGKNTAEIAATRGLSLVTIEGHLSHFVQTGDLDVKELVAESKLPVIIEAVENYGAERLAPLKEILGDAYTYGEIKAVISWMNKN; from the coding sequence ATGACCCCTCAAGAGGCCCTTCAAAAATATTTCGGTTACGGCAAATTCAGACACCAGCAGGAAGCCATTATTCAGCATGTGCTGAACAAGCAGGATGTTATGGCGCTGATGCCAACCGGCGGCGGTAAATCGCTGTGCTATCAACTGCCTGCGGTATTGCTCAATGGGCTCACCATTGTGATATCGCCATTGATAGCTTTGATGAAAGACCAGGTGGACAGTCTGAATGTAAGTGGTATACCCGCAGCTTTTTTAAACTCGGCCCAAACACCCGAGGAACAGCGACAGCTGGTAGAGCGGTTAAGAAACAACCAGGTAAAACTATTATACCTGGCACCCGAGCGCTTGTTTGGCGCCGAAAACAAACTGGTGCCTTTTTTAAAAACACTCAACGTAGTACAGATAGCTATCGACGAGGCGCATTGCATATCTCAATGGGGGCACGATTTCAGGCCTGAATACCTGATGCTGGCTCAACTCAAAAATGAATTCCCGAATGTGCCGGTCATCGCCCTTACGGCGACAGCCGATAAACTCACACAGAAAGACATTCTCGAAAAACTGAACCTGCACCGGCCCGCAGTATTTGTATCGTCGTTTAACCGGGCTAATATCACTTACCGGGTTATTCCCAAAAAAAACAGCTTTAAACAACTCATTACTTTTTTAAATGAGCGACCGGATGAGTCGGGTATTATCTATTGCCTTTCGCGCAAATCAACCGAAGACCTGGCGGCCGACCTGAAAGATGAAGGATTTGCCGCCGAAGCTTACCATGCGGGCCTCAACAACGAAGTTAAAGCCAAAAACCAGGAAGCTTTTTTGCGCGATGATGTCAAGATCATTGTAGCTACCATTGCCTTTGGTATGGGCATCAATAAATCAAACGTGCGCTATGTAGTGCATATGGATCTGCCCAAGAATATCGAAGGCTATTATCAGGAAACCGGTCGCGCCGGGCGTGACGGTTTGGCCTCGGAAGCACTGCTGCTCTATTCGCCGGGGGATGCCGGTAAGCTGCAGCACTTTGCCCGTATTGAAGGCAATGAAGAGCAAAGCCGCATTATGCTCAACAAGCTGAACGATATGGTGCGGTATTGCCAATTGCAATCCTGCCGCAGACAATATTTGATGAATTATTTCGATGAGGCCTTTCCGCCGAATTGTGGCTCCTGCGATGTTTGCCTCACCGAGTTTAAACGATTTGATGGTACACTCATCGCCCAAAAGGCGCTGTCGGCGGTATCGCGGCTCAATGAGCGATTTGGTGTAAACTACGTGATCGATTTTTTACGGGGATCCAAAAATGAAAAAATCCGCGAGGAGCATAAACAGCTCAAAACCTACGGCATTGGTGCCGATATCAGTAAGGTGGATTGGCAGCGTTATATCCGTGAGCTCATCACCCTGGAATACCTACAGGTAACCGACGATGGCTACCCGGTATTGAAATTAACTGGCCAGAGTTCGCTGGTACTTAAAGGCCTGCAAAAAGTGGAATTTATTGAAACACAAACTACCGAAGAGCACCACACCGAAGCCGCGCCACCACATGAGGCCGAATTGCTGAACCTGTTGAAAAGCGTCCGCCGGGATATTGCCCAATTGGAAAACGTACCGCCATATATCATTGTTTCTGATGCTACACTGTTGGAAATGGCCACTTACCTACCCCTGAGTTTAGATGAACTGAGACTGATATCCGGCTTTGGCGATATTAAACTGGCCCGTTACGGCCGCGAATTGTTGCAGCCGGTAAAAGATTATTGCAAAGCAAAAGGCCTGGAATCAAAGATTGCCTATAAATCGCCCAAGCGGGAGCGCAAAACCAAAGCAGAGCGCCCGGCCCGTGCTCCGCGCAGCGGAACAGATACCCGCACCGAAACGTTTAACCTGTACCGCCAGGGTAAAAACACTGCGGAGATAGCCGCGACACGAGGCCTTTCGCTCGTAACTATTGAAGGCCATTTGAGTCATTTTGTACAAACCGGCGATCTGGATGTTAAAGAGCTGGTTGCCGAAAGCAAGCTGCCCGTAATTATAGAAGCTGTAGAAAATTACGGAGCAGAACGTCTGGCCCCCCTCAAAGAAATTTTAGGCGATGCCTACACCTACGGCGAAATTAAAGCTGTGATAAGCTGGATGAACAAAAATTAG